agaagagaaggaattCATGGCTAAGGTTCCATATGCCTCAGCCATTGGAAGTTTGATGTATGCCATGGTTTGCACGAGACCAGATATTGCTCATGCAGTGGGAGCTGTGAGCAGATTCATGTCAAATCCCGGAAAACAACACTGGGAGGCAGTGAAGTGGATACTAAGGTATCTACGAGGTACAACTGATAGAAGCCTATGTTTCAGAAAAGGCGATCTAAAACTACAAGGGTTTGTAGATGCAGACTTTGCTGGAGAGGTAGATCACAGGAGGAGCACTACCGGATATGTTTTCACAGTAGGTACTACTGCAGTGAGTTGGATTTCGCAGATACAGAAGGTTGTTGCTTTATCCACTACAGAGGCAGAGTACGTGGCTGTAACTGAGGCAAGCAAAGAGATGATTTGGTTACAGGGATTGTTGGCAGAAATGGGTTTCAGACAagataagaatgttttgtacaGTGATAGCCAGAGTGCGATACACTTAGCAAAGAATTCAGCATTTCATTCAAGAACCAAGCACATTGGACTTCGGTATCATTTCGTCAGATCACTTCTAGAAGATGAGGTGTTGATACTTGAGAAGATCCAAGGCAGCAAGAATCCAGCTGACATGTTAACCAAAACAGTTACTATAGAGAAACTGAAGTTGTGCTCAACTTCAGTTGGTCTTCAAGCTTGAGGACAAGTGGACGAGTTGCAGAAGAGGGAATTGCGGAGATTGTTGAGATTCAAACTCATTAGActccaagtgggagattgttgaaaAATGGAGTCAAATGAGTAAACTATGGTAGTATCTTCTAGAAGACGTTAAAGGAATAGTaaaggttgttgcaccaaccaagccgtcgAATGAATAATacatggttgttgcaccaaccattcTCACCAACCATTCCCACCAACCATTCTCACCAACCATTCCCACCAACCATTCTCACCAACCATTCTCACCAACCCTTCTATACCTATATAAGGAGCATCAAGCTTCATTGTTTCATAGTGTGCTAAGACAAGCAAgcatagagagagaaaaagaaagaaaggttgagagaaaaaaggtatagagagataagtctagtgttaggcatataagaattgcagatcacaacatagaagagttgtgtgcaatctctctctgaaatatctcttgtaaagtctccccgttattttctcccaaagtagtgaaatctctgcaactcggtggatgtaggcagtattggccgaaccacgtataaatttcttgtcttgtgtatgtttgtgcgtgtttatagTACTAATCAAAAGTACACGTGTATGTTCTGTCGaggaaagattggattttaagtgaGACCGGTGTGACTCCTCCAATCTTACCTGGGAACATACCGAGCtgtatctttggtaaaatattatttaccgTACTTGTGTATTGTTGCTTTTCTTGACAGATTGGATCCCAAGATCCTGAAGAGGAATTAGTGGCGTTTAATTTCCTAACAGGTACGACATGTAGTGTGGCCCGAATCTGGATCTGGAAGCCTCCCATATGTTAAGAAGGGACACCACATGTAGATTCAGAGGCAGAAACTGGTAGAGAAAGACGAGGAATGCTGTAAATCTGACTTCTAAAACCAaaacagaggaagaaaaaaaaaaaaaaaaaaaccctaaagggtgaaagggaaaaacaaagaaatagtGAGAGAGATGGTCCGAGATATGGAGATGGAGGCTTTTCAGAGAGGGGTATGGCATTCCAGTTTCAATCTGGACATATGATGCCTCCTTTTGGATATCAAAAAGGGCAATGACAACAGAAAAGAAAACTAGTAAAGTTGCTTTCAAAATATTCCTTCCTTCAACCATAATTGtctgctttctttttctttttcttttatatggtTGTATTGTATTATAATTAATGTGAAGAAGTCTGAAACATTGATTGCGGGTTTTCTTTTGTAGATATCCGAATTCTTTGTTCTGATTATATCTACGACTTGGTGGTTTTCTTTTCTGCATGtgtagaaaacaaaagattctGAGTTTGTTGGATGGCCTTctcactttattttttggtattccTAGCTTTTATATTAATGTTCAAAAGAATCATCATAGGAAAGAACATATGCGGATAGATAATCCTATGCATTATTCGTACTAGGATCCACTCTGGATCTGACTTTCTATCCATTGAATTAATACTGAAACTTGGGTAATATTTTTATGGATGtgatcaaatttaattgaatcACAACTTGTTATTTGTTCCTGATTAATTAAGAATGTGTATCTGAAAATAATTCAATTACTAATTAACTCATGTCTTTCGGTTGGGTTTATGATGTTAATTTTGGGTGTAgcatggatttggttttcaaatCCAAGCCTCTGGTGTGGCTTTGGTGCCTGCAGATTATCAAATTAAGGATCTTTAACTGAACTCAAATAATTTGTAATGCAATATTATTCTAACATTTAATGGTCCTACACCAGGATTTGTAGTCAAGAGTTATTAATACCACATAATTGTTAGGAGAAACTTCGTTTACCTTCTTTGAAGTATTAATGGTTTTGCAATGTCACCGtcaaattaattatcaaaagttGTAATGTGGGTGTTTCATTTTTTAGCCCCTTTCATTCCCCTACCATTAGGGTTTCGGGTTAAATCAAACGGCTAATAAGTGAAATGTCTTTTATATCcttatataatgaaaaataaataaaaatttatcctcaattaaaaaaagaaaaaccagatCCACAACAAGTTTCAcctttttttacaaaaaaaaaaagaaaaaaaaagaagaagagggtattttcgtcatttgGCATCCTCGGTTaagatttaaccaaaaaaaaaaaaaaaaaaaaaaaattagaaggaaCTGAAAAATAGAATACCCATGTTGcaacttttttataatttgacgTTGATGACGTTGCAAAACTTGTGATACTTGAAAGAGTAGGTGAAGTTTTCCTTAATACCCACTTTGTGATCGTGAAGCGACCTACGTCACCCAGTGATGGAcaatttttgtttatcttatttctACCAAAGTGGAATACCAGTTTTCACACTTTCAGTTAAAACTTCAATTAACACATGACTGAAATTAAGATGGACGCGCGACAATGAAGGCAGACTAGCTGCTATACATTATCAGCTAGGCTCTCTCCATTGTGtagacttaattaattaattataagaattAGCTCTTCCAATACGAGATCAAATAGCAGTTAACATATTGAGATGATTTTGGAGCCATAATTTTAATGGTAAATTAAGGAACACAGCCATCTATTATATAATTTCATTATACATCATGGAGCTAGCTATATAAATGAAAGatgattaatatattatttctctacaagcacaaaaaagaaaaaagtaaaaaagaaaaaaaggaaaaaatatccCTACTAGCTAGTACAATAGAATTACTAGTTGGTCTGAAGAGGTTGAACTATGAGAGGCAGCCCATACTGAGGCCTTAGAGAGAGCAAAATAGAAGGAGAATGAATATAAGTTGGGGAGAGGGTGAAGGAAAACTTCGAGAGAATTAGGGTTAACACAATCTTGTACTCCATGAACGTCAAGTTCCTGCCGATACACATTCTCCCTCCAAACCCAAAGGGCACATACCCCATCTTGTGCTTGCACCCGCCATAGATTCCGTCTTCCTTGAACCTCTCTGGCCGGAATTCATTCACATCGTCTCCCCACAGTGCCGGGTCGTGATGCATGGCGATCACGTCGATCCACATGTTGGTACCGTTAGGAATTGTTAGGTCATCTACTTGGATGTCTCCTCTTGCTTGCCTTTGTACGTTTGGTGCTGATGGATACAGTCGAAGAACCTCATTCATTACCCATCCCATCTGCATCATTAAATGCACATTCATTTGTAAGATTTTGACATAACAAACTAGTGTATTTGCTTTTATTTAATAGACggttatataattatataataataataataaataattttcttatcACGTCATTTGAATTATAAAACTAGCCGGTTGGTCTCAATCGGCTGTTGTTGTGTGCTGTAGACGGCCCAACCAGACAAGGCAAAGTGTCCTCAGCCTTGTGTGGCTTTATAGGAGTTTTTGCATAGTAAACCAATAGGGTGTTGCCAAATGTCATGGGAGGGAGTTTGTAGTATGCCTAAAGTGGTACTCTCAACTCTGTATCGATATGACGCTGACACGGGCCCTCCTTCTAGATTCCATCAAATACTGTAGATCACGCGCTTTGCCGCGTGTGGTAGCAAGCACTTCTTGGTGACCGTTGACCAATGAGTGACCTTTTTTCCAAGGTCGGTAGTTGACACCAACTAGGGTAACGATCGACCGCCAAGGCAACAGTTCTtcggattttttatttttttatttttcaagttaaaattcaaggaagaaaaatcttattgaCTATGTGACCTGGCTACATTTCATTCCGTAAACTAAAGTATTTAGTCAATTCTAATCCTTTTTTAAACTACAAATTCAATGAAGAATTTTCTGATgcattcttttcaattttctaataTCCCTATCCCCCACTCCCAATAAAAGATTGTACATATATCGACTAATTAAGATCACATGCATCATGTTCACGACCACAAGAATCTATGCGATCTACACCTATAGTACAATGCATCGACATTTATTAGCATTTgaagaatttgttaaattattatttgtctctaatttatattataacatgCTTTCACCTCACATGTACAACCAAAACGAACCTATAGTGTGTGAAAGAACGTATAATGTTACCTTCTTTAGTCCGGCAAGCTTGCTGACATCAATCTCCTTATCTTTAACAACTTCTCTAATCTCATCTCTCAACTGATGTTGCCAATCTTGATGGACAGCCAGAAGCAGCAAGGTCCACGTGATTGCCAATGCTGTCGTCTCATGGCCTCCAAAGAAGAAAGTCTTGCACTCATCGACGAGCTCCCGTGGCGTTAATGTCTTCACCGGCCGGCCGTCGACACGGCTCCCTTGAAGCAATAACCCTAGCAAGTCGTTAGAAGCAGGTTGTTCTTTAATCGTTTTTTGTCTGTCGGTTATGATTGACAAAAACAGCCGGTCGATTTCTTTTCCAAGCCTTTTGGCCTCTAGGGCTTTCTTAGGGAATAATAATTTGCTAAAAGGGACCCCCACGAAGCGGTTGGTCTGGAACAGAGTAATTTGCAGCTCTCTTAATTTGTGGAAAACATTCCGGCCACTTTCGTTACTTACGCCGCAGCTTGTCTTAGCAATGATCTCTCCAGCCGTTGTCGTGATTTCCCTCTCAATGTCAATCTCCGGTCTGCCGGAGTTGATGAGGGTAGACCACTTATCAAGCATTCTAGCGGTCGAGTCCACCATTATGGATGCCataacctaaaaaaattaacaagaaatACCCAATTTAGTGGGTAATTTAACAAGAAGGGAAATAAAATATGTAGAgatcaaatttgaaattaatgaccgatttttactaccacattatatatatatatatatatatatatatatatatatatatatatgttgtataacatttctcaatttaaaataaacCATTCTAGCAAAAGAAGTTAAGTATTTGAACCCTTAcgtaaaaaaggaaaatggttgaaaaattgttgtttctttatgattatACCATAATGAtcatgaattttaaaattagatttttagAAAACCGACTAGATCTTTATTGGGTTAATGCGATGTAACACCTTTACGTACGGCAATTGTATTCAaaatttttgtacttttttcctttttctatattttccgACCAATTTACCGTCCATATTGATGCATGagagatctagagagagagagagagagggacctTCAAGTTGGAGGGGTGGAATGCCGGAGTGATGGCGTGGCGGTGGCGAACCCAGTCATCGCCTTCAGTCATAACCAGACCATTGCCAAACATGGCGTCTCTGTCATTTTTGAATACAGTGGGTTTCCCCCAGCTCCTTGCCATAACCTCCCCAGACATTTTCTTAAGGAACTCAGGATCCGCTACATATAAAAATGGCTCCGTGCCTAGCCAGTAGATGAATACTTTTCCTGCACCACAAAACACTTGGCATATTAAATTTATCATCTTTTCACGTCCTCCCTCTGCATGCTCTTTGCCTACCCTATACACAAAATCTAATGCATACTATATACTACCATGCATATCGTAATAATAAATcccatatgaaataaaaatatataatattttaattaccaTAGGAGCTCACCTTGTGACTCTTGCCATTGTGCAAAGTAGGGGAAAACCATTGAGTGAATATCATGGGGGGACTTTGAAGATCCCAAAGAAgaatattcttctttcttcttagTCATCTCTCTACTATTACCCAGCGGAAAACTTGGAGTTGGGCCTTTAAACCCATTTCTCCGAAGCTTCTGATATCGCTGAGTTGGTGAAATCCAACAAGAATACAATATTTTCCATGACAGGAAGAGAAGCAGGACCACCATGGCTATGTTAAAAGCTTCAGAATAAAGCTCAAGAAACTGAtccatactctctctctctagatctctagatctctctctctctctctctctctctctggggaAGTACAAATACTTGTTTATGTTGGTGggtataaaaaatattaggGAGTAGATCGAGTATTTATAGGCGAGAAAGATTCAGGTAATTCAAGAATGTCGGAACTTTGActgtttgaacattttttaaGACCGTCTTTTcggtttctaatttttttttttttttttttaataaaaaaaagttgtttttttcccttttttgttttttcaaccGTTGTTTTTGATTCCTACGATTCAAGTCCATCACGCCAAAGATGAGTTTCGCATTCTGTGTGGAAGCCGTCCTACCTTCCCATGGCATCGACGAATGAGTCTTCTCCACGTCATCTGTTTGACTGGCTCTTGCTTTTTGACACGTCATTACATGCGAACCACGAGAAAGAAAAGCCGACGGCGGGATTTCCTGGAAAGTTAAAAGTAATTAGACAATAGGATTAAATTAATACCAATATCAATTGAAAGATAATTAACCTATCACAGTAGCCAGATTTTACACATTTCCAGTATGCATGGTTGATAAATAGGGCAATAACTTAAAGTATATTACTGTATTGAGTAAATGATTAACATAATATTAGAGCCAGAagtcttgagtttgaacattatctccttcatctatttttatttaaattaaatattttatgtgttaggtctcacatattaaaaaatgagtctAAACCTTACATCTTAATATGCTTCTTACAAAATGATCTAcacaatttgattttttttaatctactcCAAAGTAAAATGCATGCCGATTATTCTATCAATTTCTTATGATGTTTACTACATGCATGATCCACTATGGCGTATTCTTCTAAAAATTTacacaattttctcaaattaatGGGGAAAGATATTTCATTCGATTTAGTTACTTTGGAGAAAATTTACTCCAACCCACTTTAATAAAAGCCAAGTGTCCTCTAACATATGAGAgttacatgttttctttaacatttttaattgtCATTTATTACCCTTCTAATGCTTCCTTTTCCGTAGTCCTTCTCCCATCTTCCCACTTTTAAGAACACAATTGGATTTGTGGGGCCATTTGGGTGGGCAACAtagattcaatggtgattttaaaaagcagGAAGATGGAAGAAGAATGAGAGAATGATGCATTGCACTTCTTGAATCCAAATtaacattgttttttttaggaattCAAACATGGTATATGACATTTAGCATTTATTAGAGtaaattgaaggaaattttattcaaaccaatttagagaaaatttgtgTCTATTAATGAATTTGGATTCAACATGATCTAGTCTCTTCATGCAATATATATTGAAGTAACTGATTTGATAGTTTTATTGAAttatataagtgattttagaaaattttcaaattaattagttcttttaaaaataacgtAGATATGTCTAACGTTTTTTCTAGATCGTGCGTATGCCATGACTTGTTATCATTCTTGCTATATGACTTTTGGGGCCCACTATGATCTCTACTTTCAAATCCATACCAAAATGATCAAATACCATATTTTAAATTCCCATTATGCTTTGTTACGTCAACTGTGACACAAGATTAATAGTGGAAAAGACAAAAGTGAATAATTTTGGCCAAATGGGAGCAGCAAAGATCAATCTCGCTTGTTCATattaatcttttatatataaaagattaatACTTTTGTGGTTAGAGACTTAGTGTTATAGGCAGCAAAGATCCTGCCCTAATTAGTGGTGGCGCTATCAACCCCGAAAGAAAAGCCAAAATGAGAAGCACATTCCGAGACTGAGAGGCTCGGTAATAGTTAATAACATAATTAGTTaatgaattaaatttaaaattaaaaagaaaaaaagaaaaagaaaaaagagagtaatACTTTATATTTGTAAATCTCTTTAACTAAAACTTGTATTAGTTTTAAATAATACTTTTGgtcagaagaaaagaaaaatataaaatgatattaattataattttaggtGATAAAGTTTTAATATATGGAAGCATATTATTTATCACATGAAAAAGCTAATACTTTTAGgtaaggacataaatttcctccaaactggtcTAGAGAATATATCTTTCagctcatttaaaatagtgccaagtgtctataaatatttaaaacgttagtaaattgctattaatgatcttaagaatttaatatgcgttttaaatatttatagacgcttgacactattttaaatggattgaAGGATATTTTCTCCAgatcaatttggaggaaatttttgtccagtAAGTAATTATAAAGGTTCGGCATGGCTGGGTGAGGTCAATCATGGGTTTTCAATATCAAAGCATGCATGGAAAAAAAACTTCCATGTATGAAAGGATATTCACCCTTGATGTAGAAACCCTCATTTAATTTGTCTTTCTAGTATTTCCGTAATAATAAAACCTACCTTATTATACCATCAAGGGTGATGGTTCAATGGCCCAAAGAAATTTTCAAGTGGTTATGGCATATATTAGGGCGTGGGTTCGAATCTCCGCAATGGAGAATCTCCACATATGTCTAATTAGTATTAGTTACTTTGGATTCCCTTTAATGGCCTAGTTGGGTTGGGGCAGGCTATGACTCAGTTGAACTTCAGGGAGCGCCTGCAATTCCCACTGTCTAGGGTCCTCCTGTGCGGCTCCCAATGGGTAGATGTTATTATGGTCACGTCCAAGtaagatagccacaattggttTCCCCGGCCTACCttattgcttagaaaaaaaaaaaattccttattATAAATGAATTTATCAATATTGGGAGTGGCTCCCTGCCCATTGGGGAGCATTAAGAAACTCTTCAGCATGTCTTGTCTGGCAGCACAATCCTAGTCATCAAACATCTCGTTTAGATTAAGCATAATGTTTGAAGCAAGTAACATGTTTTGCTTGTGATGTTGGAGTATATTTGACAAAGTTGTAAAAATGTAACACATGGCCATCTTGGCCTCTTGAGAGGCATCTAGAGCTGGAAACTCAGGACATGGTTGAGTTAACACAAACTTGTGCCCTTCAGTCGTCAATACAATATCCATATTACGCTTCCCACCCACACAATTTGATCTAGTAAATTTgttataattcaaaaaaattggtgAAAGGGCTAAAAGATGATGAcattttcaatatgaaaaataaaaaagaacatgatTAGggcatttaaattttgaaaagaagaaatataatATAGAACCCACAAACCATAAAATATAGTATGCAATGGAAACTTAATCCTGTAATTAACATTCCTCGGTAGCGAGTGAATATTAATTACTATAACTAGGTGAAAACTAATCTCACTATTATTGCCATCTAGATAACTCAGACCAAACAATAATAACTTCCCACTCTTCCCTTAGCCTTTAAGTTATGATCATAAGAACTTCGTAGGAAGGATATTACCTAACTTGGTCAAGTGTACTACATTGTCTAAATTCTATGTGATCCCCAGTCAACTCCACGGTAGCGTGGTCATTCCCGATCTAATCACATATTATCTATCCTAAAGAAGtctgataagcaccgaatgttgcacattctaGCTCTTTAACTCGCaaatgttaattccttagcattgttatttgtttgattttgtgttattttagtgttttcaagtatttaataaagatacaagaaatactattgattttgggcttaaagcacactttgagaagattTAGAAGATGTAGTTAAGGTTAATCAATCATAACATttgacctatatgatgtggttaagtttaatcaaatcaaggaaatgattaaatcagaatttctctaattgaagttaaaatcagatttgattaaattttagattctgcatatgtctcagtattttgaccataactttcagctcaaatattggattaagGTGAAActaatggcattggaaagataacttaaaatactacaaatcattatgcaataaaattttcctaatatggatgtttgctatgccaaaatcgtcccaAAATATA
This window of the Corylus avellana chromosome ca5, CavTom2PMs-1.0 genome carries:
- the LOC132183168 gene encoding cytokinin hydroxylase-like codes for the protein MDQFLELYSEAFNIAMVVLLLFLSWKILYSCWISPTQRYQKLRRNGFKGPTPSFPLGNSREMTKKKEEYSSLGSSKSPHDIHSMVFPYFAQWQESQGKVFIYWLGTEPFLYVADPEFLKKMSGEVMARSWGKPTVFKNDRDAMFGNGLVMTEGDDWVRHRHAITPAFHPSNLKVMASIMVDSTARMLDKWSTLINSGRPEIDIEREITTTAGEIIAKTSCGVSNESGRNVFHKLRELQITLFQTNRFVGVPFSKLLFPKKALEAKRLGKEIDRLFLSIITDRQKTIKEQPASNDLLGLLLQGSRVDGRPVKTLTPRELVDECKTFFFGGHETTALAITWTLLLLAVHQDWQHQLRDEIREVVKDKEIDVSKLAGLKKMGWVMNEVLRLYPSAPNVQRQARGDIQVDDLTIPNGTNMWIDVIAMHHDPALWGDDVNEFRPERFKEDGIYGGCKHKMGYVPFGFGGRMCIGRNLTFMEYKIVLTLILSKFSFTLSPTYIHSPSILLSLRPQYGLPLIVQPLQTN